In Croceicoccus sp. Ery15, a genomic segment contains:
- a CDS encoding pitrilysin family protein: MKFQSRHAVIAALSALLASTSLVAVPAAAQPAPSAEAKRDWPQVEQDRPWLYRGSDIPVDEEWVFGELPNGLRYAVRQNDIPARQVSVRVAVDAGSIHEADSERGFAHLLEHLVFRESKYLANGKAIERWRELGTTIGADTGAFTSPTQTVFNVDVPETDQAKLAEVFRLLSGMVTGPVLTDANVQTELPIVLAERRERGAAGRRISEATQQTYFAGQRIAERLPIGTVETLQAANGKSVKAFYDRWYRPDNTIIVVAGDFPTAVLEQAVKTAFGGWKVSGKATPAPAFGDPVPGPDAKTAPGALAPVDKVSVLVEPDLPRNIGYAVMRPWRPVVDTIVYNEGLLTDQLAMSIINRRLESRARAGGSYLAASVAQDDLNRSTDATFVSITPLGADWKGALLDVRAVIRDAIENPPAQEEIDREAAEFENAFRVGVETRDVQQGADLVDNVVEAINIRETVAAPEVVLSVFEGMKPKLTPDVLLQHTRQLFSGDVVRGLMSVPNASEADEAAFRAALLEPVEADDSARVPAAAISFDELPSLGTPGSVEANAATGLFEIELLRLSNGVTAMIWPSTAEPGRVSVRVRFGAGYGAFGADDNAEIALGEVALMGAGIGKLDQDALDRITTGRKMGLQFGIEDSEFVFAGETRAADLEDQLYLFAAKLADPRWDTAPLERAKAGLSISYDSFAASPSGILNRDFEYLLRGEDPRFKSPTPAELEAVSAEEFKATWAPVLASGPVQVEIFGDFDRAAGIAALEKTFGALAPREPAAAKPQLSTPPKTSDTPVVLTHRGDADEAAAVVAWPTGGGRDDVTLSRKTQVLTQIFSNRLFDAMREKLGASYSPNVASRWPLDRETGGSIIAMAQVEPDEVQVFFDTATSIAEDLATNPPSAEEIARVTEPLRSYIERVSSGNGFWLSELGGASRDPRRIDQIRTIIRDYSQVTPEEMQALAHRYLTGNAMRIEIVPGASARAGDGSGDAAASR, from the coding sequence GACTGGCCGCAAGTGGAACAGGACCGTCCGTGGCTCTATCGCGGCAGCGACATTCCGGTGGACGAGGAATGGGTGTTCGGCGAATTGCCCAATGGCCTGCGCTATGCGGTGCGGCAGAACGACATTCCCGCGCGTCAGGTTTCGGTGCGCGTCGCGGTCGACGCCGGTTCGATCCACGAGGCGGATAGCGAGCGCGGCTTTGCCCATTTGCTGGAACATCTGGTGTTCCGCGAAAGCAAATATCTGGCGAACGGCAAGGCCATCGAACGCTGGCGCGAACTGGGCACCACCATCGGCGCGGATACGGGGGCGTTCACGTCGCCCACGCAGACCGTGTTCAATGTCGATGTGCCCGAAACGGATCAGGCCAAGCTGGCCGAAGTGTTCCGCCTGCTGTCGGGCATGGTCACGGGACCGGTGCTGACCGATGCCAATGTGCAGACCGAACTGCCCATCGTGCTGGCCGAACGGCGCGAACGCGGTGCGGCGGGGCGGCGGATTTCCGAAGCGACGCAGCAAACCTATTTCGCGGGCCAGCGGATTGCCGAACGTCTGCCCATCGGCACGGTAGAAACGCTGCAGGCCGCCAATGGCAAAAGCGTAAAGGCGTTTTACGACCGCTGGTACCGGCCCGACAACACGATCATCGTGGTCGCAGGCGATTTCCCGACGGCGGTGCTGGAACAAGCGGTGAAGACGGCGTTCGGCGGCTGGAAAGTTTCGGGCAAGGCGACACCCGCGCCCGCATTCGGCGATCCGGTGCCGGGCCCCGATGCGAAAACCGCACCCGGTGCGCTGGCGCCGGTGGACAAGGTCAGCGTGCTGGTCGAACCCGATCTGCCGCGCAATATCGGCTATGCCGTGATGCGCCCGTGGCGGCCGGTGGTCGACACCATCGTCTATAACGAAGGGCTGCTGACCGATCAGCTGGCGATGTCGATCATCAATCGCCGGCTTGAATCGCGGGCGCGGGCAGGGGGCAGCTATCTCGCCGCGTCGGTCGCGCAGGACGATCTGAACCGTTCGACCGATGCCACCTTTGTGTCGATCACCCCGCTGGGTGCCGACTGGAAGGGGGCGTTGCTGGACGTGCGCGCGGTAATCAGGGACGCGATCGAAAACCCGCCCGCGCAGGAAGAGATCGACCGCGAGGCGGCGGAGTTCGAAAATGCGTTCCGCGTCGGCGTGGAAACCCGCGACGTGCAGCAGGGTGCCGATCTTGTCGACAATGTGGTCGAGGCGATCAATATCCGCGAAACCGTCGCCGCGCCCGAAGTGGTGCTGAGCGTGTTCGAGGGGATGAAGCCCAAGCTGACCCCCGATGTCCTGTTGCAGCATACCAGGCAGCTGTTCAGCGGCGATGTCGTGCGCGGGTTGATGAGCGTGCCCAACGCCAGCGAAGCGGACGAGGCCGCGTTCCGTGCCGCCCTGCTGGAACCGGTGGAGGCCGACGATTCCGCGCGCGTCCCCGCTGCCGCGATTTCGTTTGACGAGCTTCCCTCGCTCGGCACGCCGGGCAGCGTGGAGGCGAATGCCGCGACCGGTCTGTTCGAGATCGAATTGCTGCGCCTGTCGAACGGCGTCACCGCGATGATCTGGCCCAGCACGGCGGAACCGGGACGCGTCAGCGTTCGGGTGCGTTTCGGCGCGGGCTATGGCGCGTTCGGTGCAGACGACAATGCCGAAATCGCACTGGGCGAGGTTGCCCTGATGGGCGCGGGTATCGGAAAGCTGGACCAGGACGCGCTCGACCGGATTACCACGGGCCGCAAGATGGGCCTGCAGTTCGGGATCGAGGATAGCGAGTTCGTCTTCGCGGGCGAGACCCGTGCCGCCGATCTTGAGGATCAGCTGTACCTGTTCGCGGCCAAGCTGGCCGATCCGCGCTGGGATACCGCCCCGCTGGAACGCGCCAAGGCGGGCCTCTCGATCAGCTATGACAGCTTTGCCGCAAGCCCGTCGGGCATTCTGAACCGCGACTTCGAATATCTGCTGCGGGGAGAGGATCCGCGTTTCAAATCGCCCACCCCTGCCGAACTGGAAGCCGTGAGCGCCGAGGAATTCAAGGCGACCTGGGCGCCTGTTCTGGCGAGCGGACCGGTGCAGGTGGAAATCTTCGGCGACTTCGACCGCGCTGCGGGGATTGCCGCGCTGGAAAAGACATTCGGCGCATTGGCCCCGCGCGAACCGGCGGCGGCCAAGCCGCAATTGTCCACCCCGCCCAAGACAAGCGACACACCCGTCGTTCTGACCCATCGCGGCGACGCGGACGAGGCGGCGGCCGTGGTCGCATGGCCCACGGGCGGCGGGCGCGACGACGTGACCCTGTCGCGCAAGACGCAGGTGTTGACGCAGATTTTCTCCAACCGTCTGTTCGATGCGATGCGCGAAAAGCTGGGCGCCAGCTATTCGCCCAATGTCGCCTCGCGCTGGCCGCTGGACCGCGAAACGGGCGGATCGATCATCGCCATGGCGCAGGTCGAGCCGGACGAGGTTCAGGTGTTCTTCGACACGGCGACCAGCATTGCCGAAGACCTTGCGACCAATCCGCCCAGTGCCGAGGAAATCGCCCGCGTTACCGAACCGCTGCGCAGCTATATCGAGCGTGTGTCGAGCGGTAACGGTTTCTGGCTGAGCGAGCTGGGCGGCGCGTCGCGCGATCCGCGCCGGATCGACCAGATCAGGACGATCATCCGCGATTATTCGCAGGTCACTCCCGAAGAGATGCAGGCGCTGGCCCATCGCTATCTGACGGGCAATGCCATGCGGATCGAAATCGTGCCGGGCGCCAGCGCGCGTGCCGGTGACGGATCGGGGGACGCGGCGGCCTCGCGCTGA